The Synechococcus sp. BL107 nucleotide sequence GAAATTCTGCAGACTTCCTATCACCATTGGCAGTGCGGGTTCACCCCATGGACATCATTCCCGAAGTGACCACCATCTCCCGAAGTGAACCTCACGGCGCAAATACCACGCATGCGTGAGATCAGAACACGCAGCCTTCCTGTCTTGAACGACCGTCGGACGGTGATCGCCAGCGCAGACCGCGTGTTGATCACGGCCCTAACGCATTTGTTTGAGGGAATTGGCCCCCTGGTCGGCGCTGCCACCAGTGAGCAGGATGCCCTCAACTGCCTCACGGCGAACGACGTTCAACTCCTGGTATGCACTGATTTACTCGAGCACGGCTCAGGCCCAGGATTGGTGGCCACAGCAAAAGCCCAGCATCCACAACTGCGCTGTTTGATGCTGATTCAGCGCCCCCTGCTAAGCACCATCGATGCGGCGATCGCCTCTGGCTGTGAGGGCCTCTGCAGCCGTGAACGCCTTGGCGATGGCGGAGTGCTCAGCGTTCTCCAAGCCATGGATAGCGATGGAATCCACATGGATCCAACCATCACAGGGGTGTGTCAGCAAAGCCGCCGCCGGCCCAGCCACGGCATTGCACCACCCTTAAGCGATGTACTGACCCTGCGGGAAGAAGATGTTTTACGGGGTTTATGCAGGGGACTCAGCAATCAAGAGATTGCCGACCAACTGCACCTAGCCGTCGACACGATCAAACACGCTGTGACCAGCCTTCTCCGCAAACTGGAGGCCCGGGATCGAACCCAAGCCGTGCTCGTTGCCTTCCAACACAACTTGGTGGACCCTCCTGCTCCGATTCCTCGCTGGCAGCCCAGAACCCAGCGCTAAACCACAGCGAACAACACCACACTCCACAACACCAAAGGCCACAACATCCGCGAATGGACCATGCCACCCGGTTATCGATTAAGCGCTGTCCTGACGCCGTTGCCGTTGGGTTGATCAGTTCGATCCTGCTCGGATTCGGCGCAAGCGTCGCCGTTGCGCAGACGGAACGCACCACGGCATTGGTCACCATTGCCCAAGCGAACGCCCAATGTCTGATTCAGACCGAAACGATGGGGGCCGAACAAGCCCTCTCACTGGCCAACCGGTTCCTTGATGCCAAACAGGTGAGTCAAGACGAGCGCCGCACGGTGAACAACAGCCCTGGCTTTGAAGATCTAATGAAGGACTACATCAACACAAAAGGGGGCTGTAAGGCGATCGTGAAAGATTTCCAATAGCAACCGACGGGGCATGTCGTTAAGGTTCGCCCACAGCCGTTGTGCGAAATGCCCCGCAGCCACTGGTTAGATCCGCTAGCCAGACGTGTGCTGCAAGCCACCGGACAACTTCCGTTGCCAGGGCCGTCGCCAACACCAACTTCTGCGCGGCAACCATCCGAAACAGCTCTTCCGAGCAACTGGTTTCTCGATGTGAATCGCGGCAGCCAAGAGCAGTGGCGAGAACTGCCCGGCTGCACCGACGACATGGCCGACCTTCTTGTGCGGCTTCAGCGCGGCGGCGTTCAATTCGCTGCCGCCGACGACCTATTTCGCCTGCTCGACCTTCCAACCGATCTCGCCCAGCTTTGGGCACCCCATCTTGTTTTCCACTGGTATGGCGATGCGCCGCTCCAACCGGTGGACAGCTGCATCGATCTCAACAACGCCAGTTCCGCAGAACTCACAACCCTGGCTTGGCCTGAACAACGCATCCATGGACTGCTACGCGAGAGACGCATCAACGTGTTCCGTGATCTCGCCGACCTGCAAGAACGGCTCAGTCTTCCGGCCAGCAGCGTTGAGGCCTTGATCGGTCGCGTGTCCTTCGGCCAGCGACGGGCCGGCCCGTCGCTGCCGCCCCGCGGTTGAAACGATGCAAGGCGATCTGTTCTCGGGCGTTCCGCTGGGGTCAACACCCACCCCAGATCTGCCGATCACTGCGGATCAGTTGCGGGCCTGGCAACAGCGACTCCACGACTTTCAGTCGCCACGCTTTCGCCGCAACATCTGTAGCTCGGGTCAAGGTGATTTATGGGGAGGCAACGTTGCTGATGCCGCCACTCCCATCTCTCCAACAGCCATCGATCCCTTAACGCTCACCCCACTCCCGTTGAGTTTTTGGCGCTGGGCTGACAGTCCCCATCGCGGAGCCGCCATCTATTTCGTGCTCGACCGTCCTCCCCACCTTGACCATCCACTCCTGCTCTATGTGGGAGAAACCAAAGCCGCCGATCGACGCTGGAAAGGTGAGCACGACTGCAAGGCCTATCTCGCCGCCTATGGCGAAGCCCTTCAACGCTGCCAAATGGCCCATCAACTCAGCATTCGCTTCTGCACCGATGTCCCGACGGACACCCGGGCCCGCCGCAGGCTCGAACAACAGCTGATCCAGCACTGGAGTCCACCCTTTAATAAGGAAACACGACAGCGCTGGGCCACACCGTTCACCGCTGATCTCTAGCTATGCAGAGGCATCGCTACGCTCGTGGTTTGAACCGGCGTCAGCCCATGCGGCTCTCCATCTCATCCACCAACGTCAACGAATGGAGCGGCGATGTGCTGGTTGTTGGGCTGCCGAAGGGAGATCCGTCCAACTCAGCAGGTCACCTGGAGAGTCGTTTCCCAGGCGTGAGCAGCGCCCTCAGCCAGCAGGCCTTTGAAGGCAAAACGGGCCAAAAGCTGGTGCTCCACCCCCTAACAAACGGCAACCCACTCCGGCTCGTGCTGGTTGGCCTTGGCGATGCTGATGCCATTGATCTCGACGGCCTACGGGCGGCGGCGGCGGCCGGGGCCCAGGCCTCGATTGGCTGCAACGGTTCCCTCGGCCTTCAGCTGCCCTGGGATTCGCAGGATTCAGATCAAGCAGCCCGCATCAGCGCCGAAGCCGTTCGCCTCTCGCTTTATGCCGATCAACGCTTTCAGAAGGAACCCGAAGAACGTCGCCTCCCCACGGCCCTGGAGCTGATTGGCTTACCGGCCTCTGCCGCAGCTGGCCTCGAATCCGTTAATGCCACCTGCGCTGGCGTTGAGTTAGCGCGCGAACTTGTGGCAGCTCCACCGAACTACGTCACCCCAGCTGCCTTAGCGGACACCGCTGCTGCTTTGGCACGCGACTACGGAATGGAACTCACCATCCTCGAGCGAGCCGATTGTGCAGCCCGTGGCATGGGGGCGTTTCTCTCGGTAAGCCAGGGGTCGGATCTTCCACCCAAATTCATTCACTTGATTTATCGCCCAGAAGGAGCGGTAC carries:
- a CDS encoding response regulator transcription factor: MREIRTRSLPVLNDRRTVIASADRVLITALTHLFEGIGPLVGAATSEQDALNCLTANDVQLLVCTDLLEHGSGPGLVATAKAQHPQLRCLMLIQRPLLSTIDAAIASGCEGLCSRERLGDGGVLSVLQAMDSDGIHMDPTITGVCQQSRRRPSHGIAPPLSDVLTLREEDVLRGLCRGLSNQEIADQLHLAVDTIKHAVTSLLRKLEARDRTQAVLVAFQHNLVDPPAPIPRWQPRTQR
- a CDS encoding leucyl aminopeptidase, yielding MRLSISSTNVNEWSGDVLVVGLPKGDPSNSAGHLESRFPGVSSALSQQAFEGKTGQKLVLHPLTNGNPLRLVLVGLGDADAIDLDGLRAAAAAGAQASIGCNGSLGLQLPWDSQDSDQAARISAEAVRLSLYADQRFQKEPEERRLPTALELIGLPASAAAGLESVNATCAGVELARELVAAPPNYVTPAALADTAAALARDYGMELTILERADCAARGMGAFLSVSQGSDLPPKFIHLIYRPEGAVQRRLALVGKGLTFDSGGYNLKVGGAQIDMMKFDMGGSASVLGAMRSIGELKPAGVEVHMVVASCENMVNGSAVHPGDIVTAANGTTIEINNTDAEGRLTLADALLYACEQKPDAVVDLATLTGACVVALGDEMAGYWSNNEALAEALDTAADAGGEGLWRMPLRQSYKKGLKSLLADMKNTGPRPGGSITAALFLKEFVSQDTAWAHIDIAGPVWSDKGKGVNPAGATGYGVRTLVNWVCAQA